From the Jilunia laotingensis genome, the window GCCCACCAGTTCCTTCATTAATAACCGCACGAAGCATAACCAGCATTTTATATGCACTCGAATTGCTGATTACTTCATTCATTTGCGGTGTGAAAGTAGCTAAAACATTACCTTCATTATCTTCGATACGAGTCACAAACAGTGGTGCTACACGGATTCCTCGGTTTGCAAAAGCAGTATAAGCACTTACCATTTCTCCTACTGAAATTTCACAAGAACCAAGACTTAATGACAATGCCGGTACGATGTCTTTATTACGTACACCAAAATTATGTATCAATCGCACAAACTCATAAGGATTAAGTTTACCAATTAAATAAGCTGATACCCAATTACTGGAATTAGCCAATCCCCATTTCAATGTTACCATCTCACCATAACGTTTATTACTTGTATTACGAGGTGTCCAAGGTTCACCCGTCTCAGTGATTAATGTCTGTTCTACATGTCGCATTTCATCACAAGGAGAAAAGCCGTTTTCCATTGCTAAGGAATATAAATAAGGCTTGATGGTGGATCCCACCTGTCGGCGCCCACCTGTCGCCATATCATATTGAAAATAGGTATAATTCGGTCCTCCTACATAGGCTTTTACATGTCCGTTCATCGGATCCATAGACATGAACCCTGCACGAAGAAAATGTTTATAATATCGGATAGAATCCATAGGTGTCAGAACTGTATCTTTTTCTCCCGACCAAGTGAATACCGACATCTCTTCGGGTGTATTAAAGGCTTTTTTTATTTCAGTTTCAGACGCTCCAGATTGTTTCATTAATCGATAACGATCGGTTTGCTTCATCGCCCTATTTAGTAATTCATCGATAAGCTCCTGCTTTGTTTTATTACTATATGGTGCTTTTGTACGACCCTTTTTCTCTTTGAAAAACTGTATCTGAAGATCCTTCAAATGTTCTTCGACTGCCTCTTCTGCGTATTTTTGCATACGGGAATCAATAGTAGTATAAATTTTCAATCCATCGGTGTAAATATTATAACTAGAGCCATCTTTTTTCTTATTCTTTTCACACCAGCCATAAAGGGGATTTGTAGCCCAATCCAAGGAATCTTCATAATATTTTTGTTTCTGCCATCCTCGGTAATCACTTTCCTTAGGTTCCTTAGCTGTCATCACACCACGAAGATATTCACGGAAATAAGTAGCTAATCCTTCCTTATGGTCTACTCGGTGATATTTCAATTCCATGGGAAGAGCTTGTAATGAATCACATTCCTCCGGCGTAATGTATCCGGCTTTTTCCATTTGTCCCAAAACAACGTTACGCCGTCCTAAAGAATTTTTACGTATTTTTGAATTACGTGATACGGGATTATAAAGTGAAGGATTTTGGCACATGCCTATAAGAGTAGCTGCCTGTTCAGGTTTAAGATCTTTCGGCTCACAACCAAAATAAGTATAGGAAGCAGTCTTAATACCTACAGCATTGTTTAGGAAATCGAACTTATTGAGGTACATTGTCAATATCTCCTCTTTTGTATAATATCGTTCCAGCTTTACTGCGATCACCCATTCGATAGGCTTTTGAAAAAGACGTTGCATTGTATTACTTGCTACATTCTCAGTGAACAGCTGCTTAGCAAGTTGTTGAGAAAGCGTACTACCGCCACCAGCACTTTTTTGTAAAAGTATACCGCGCTTTACAATAGCACGGAAAAGAGCCTTCGCATCAATCCCAGAATGTTCGGTAAAGCGCACATCCTCAGTAGCAATTAATGCATTAATCACATTGGACGACAAATCAGCATAACTACTATATACACGATTATTCTTTTCGATGGAGAAAGTACCTAAAACTTTACCATCTTCAGAAAAAATCTCCGTGGCAAATTTGTAATTAGGATTTTCTAGTTCTTCTACAGGAGGCATATAGCCAATCCATCCATATGAAATAGATACAAAGATAATCACACATAATAGAACGATTGCTGCAAGAAATATCCAAAGGGACTTAACTATCTTTTTTATCATTATTATCCAAACTTCGATTTATCAAACATTTAAATTAAATGCAAAGGTAGATATATTTCGGAATATATCTACAGCAACAAAAGGCTTTTTAACTCTGTCATCTCATTCTTTTTTAATATATTCTGTTCCATTAACTTGTAAATCACCCTTAATAGATAATCCATAAACCCATATTAATGATAAAAACAAGCTATAATTTTACTTTTCAATTTAGTTGCGTATAACGCATTTTGTCTCTATCTTTACAGTCTGAAAACAAGTTCTATCAATCAATAAAGATAACAGAATGGAAAACAGAAGTTTAGTAACCATCGCCGAACATTCCAAAGAAAAGATTCTCTACATGCTTGAAATGGCGAAGCTATTTGAAAAAAATCCTAATCGCAGGTTACTCGAAGGAAAAGTAGTAGCCACCTTGTTCTTTGAACCCTCTACTCGTACCCGTTTGAGTTTTGAAACTGCAGCCAATCGCCTTGGCGCACGTGTCATTGGCTTTAGCGACCCAAAAGCCACCAGTTCTTCCAAAGGAGAAACACTTAAAGACACCATAAAAATGGTAAGTAATTACGCGGACATAATTGTAATGCGTCATTTTTTGGAAGGAGCAGCACGCTATGCAAGCGAAGTAACAGATATTCCCATTGTTAATGCAGGAGATGGTGCTAATCAGCACCCTTCACAAACAATGCTAGACCTTTACTCCATCTATAAGACACAAGGTACACTTGAAAATCTGAATATTTATATGGTAGGCGATCTTAAATACGGTCGAACGGTTCATTCACTTCTTATGGCCATGCGCCATTTTAATCCAACTTTCCATTTTATTGCACCTGATGAATTAAGAATGCCGGAAGAATATAAAATATACTGCAAAGAACATAATATAAAATATGTAGAACATACTGATTTTACAGATGATACCATTGCTGAAGCTGATATTCTCTATATGACCCGGGTACAGCGAGAGCGTTTCACTGATTTGATGGAATATGAAAGAGTAAAAAACGTGTATATCTTGCGTGCAAGTATGTTAGAAAAGACACGTCCCAACATGCGTATCCTTCACCCACTGCCTCGTGTCAATGAGATTGCTTATGATGTGGATGATAGCCCGAAAGCATACTACTTTCAACAGGCTCAAAATGGATTATATGCCCGTGAAGCTATTCTCTGCGATGTATTAGGTATCACTTTGGAAATGTTATGAAATTAGATAGAATGAGTTATGAACGAAAATAAACAAGCTCTGCAAGTCGCTGCTCTCCGCAACGGAACAGTTATTGACCATATTCCCAGCGAAAAACTCTTTACCATCGTCCGTCTGCTTGGTTTGGAGAATATGAAGAATAATATTACAATTGGCTTCAACCTCGAAAGCAAGAAACTGGGACGAAAAGGTATCATAAAAATTGCTGATAAATTTTTCTGTGATGAAGAGATCAATCGCATTTCAGTGGTTGCTCCACACGTGAAACTGAATATTATACGCGATTATGAAGTTGTAGAAAAGAAGGAA encodes:
- a CDS encoding transglycosylase domain-containing protein, translating into MIKKIVKSLWIFLAAIVLLCVIIFVSISYGWIGYMPPVEELENPNYKFATEIFSEDGKVLGTFSIEKNNRVYSSYADLSSNVINALIATEDVRFTEHSGIDAKALFRAIVKRGILLQKSAGGGSTLSQQLAKQLFTENVASNTMQRLFQKPIEWVIAVKLERYYTKEEILTMYLNKFDFLNNAVGIKTASYTYFGCEPKDLKPEQAATLIGMCQNPSLYNPVSRNSKIRKNSLGRRNVVLGQMEKAGYITPEECDSLQALPMELKYHRVDHKEGLATYFREYLRGVMTAKEPKESDYRGWQKQKYYEDSLDWATNPLYGWCEKNKKKDGSSYNIYTDGLKIYTTIDSRMQKYAEEAVEEHLKDLQIQFFKEKKGRTKAPYSNKTKQELIDELLNRAMKQTDRYRLMKQSGASETEIKKAFNTPEEMSVFTWSGEKDTVLTPMDSIRYYKHFLRAGFMSMDPMNGHVKAYVGGPNYTYFQYDMATGGRRQVGSTIKPYLYSLAMENGFSPCDEMRHVEQTLITETGEPWTPRNTSNKRYGEMVTLKWGLANSSNWVSAYLIGKLNPYEFVRLIHNFGVRNKDIVPALSLSLGSCEISVGEMVSAYTAFANRGIRVAPLFVTRIEDNEGNVLATFTPQMNEVISNSSAYKMLVMLRAVINEGTGGRVRGRYGITADMGGKTGTTNDNSDGWFMGFTPSLVSGCWVGGDDRDIHFDTMTYGQGASMALPIWAKYMNKVFADKNLGYDQTERFQLPEGYDPCADSDVGLEDSNEPGLDDLFN
- the pyrB gene encoding aspartate carbamoyltransferase, which gives rise to MENRSLVTIAEHSKEKILYMLEMAKLFEKNPNRRLLEGKVVATLFFEPSTRTRLSFETAANRLGARVIGFSDPKATSSSKGETLKDTIKMVSNYADIIVMRHFLEGAARYASEVTDIPIVNAGDGANQHPSQTMLDLYSIYKTQGTLENLNIYMVGDLKYGRTVHSLLMAMRHFNPTFHFIAPDELRMPEEYKIYCKEHNIKYVEHTDFTDDTIAEADILYMTRVQRERFTDLMEYERVKNVYILRASMLEKTRPNMRILHPLPRVNEIAYDVDDSPKAYYFQQAQNGLYAREAILCDVLGITLEML
- the pyrI gene encoding aspartate carbamoyltransferase regulatory subunit, with translation MNENKQALQVAALRNGTVIDHIPSEKLFTIVRLLGLENMKNNITIGFNLESKKLGRKGIIKIADKFFCDEEINRISVVAPHVKLNIIRDYEVVEKKEVQIPDELKGIVKCANPKCITNNEPMHTLFHVTDKDNCIIKCHYCEKEQRREEFTII